One Natrinema halophilum genomic window carries:
- a CDS encoding TrkH family potassium uptake protein, with protein MIRRLHVDVRSSCSFLGTVLKYLSLTLFFPTGIALYYRESPVPFLVTLVVTVVVGVGLERLEAEPRLDHREAFLLVALTWFVVPFVGTVPYLVAGTGTVADPVNAFFESMSGFTTTGATVMGSISVETHSRSIMMWRQLTQWLGGMGILVLMVAILSELSVGGTQIIRQEAPGIKVEKLTPRIRETARALWLIYAWFTLAAVVVYYGLHLAGLAPNMTAYNAVAHGLTSLPTGGFSPEGRSVEAFEPIVQWAVMLFMIVAGTNFALYWYAWRGRPERLTENAEFRSYILVMGVIGGLISTLLFLGVGLATVPESVSTIPGSVERSLRHGFFQIIAIVTTTGYASMDFNAWSDTTQVILLFTMFLGGSAGSAAGSIKIIRWYVIQKSMRRELFRLVHPEAVRPVRMGTTGDVIDEETILGIFVFVAVFLTLFVISTVVLLVDAHRTPGLSLSALEAASAVIATLGNVGPGVGVVGPMNSYEPFSDAAKLYMIFLMWIGRLEILSVLVILTPTYWRS; from the coding sequence ATGATACGCAGGCTTCACGTTGATGTCCGGTCCAGTTGCAGCTTTCTCGGCACGGTGCTGAAATATCTCTCGCTCACGCTCTTCTTTCCAACCGGAATCGCGCTCTACTACCGAGAGAGTCCGGTCCCGTTTCTAGTCACGTTGGTCGTCACTGTCGTGGTGGGGGTCGGCCTCGAGCGCCTCGAGGCGGAGCCGCGACTCGATCATCGCGAGGCGTTTCTGCTCGTCGCGCTGACGTGGTTCGTCGTCCCCTTCGTCGGAACCGTTCCGTATCTCGTCGCAGGAACGGGGACGGTCGCGGATCCCGTCAATGCGTTTTTCGAGAGTATGAGCGGATTCACGACGACCGGAGCGACGGTCATGGGCAGTATCTCCGTCGAGACTCACTCGCGGTCGATCATGATGTGGCGTCAGCTGACCCAGTGGCTCGGCGGGATGGGGATTCTCGTTCTCATGGTTGCGATTCTCTCGGAGCTCTCAGTCGGCGGGACACAGATCATCCGACAGGAAGCACCGGGGATCAAAGTCGAGAAACTGACCCCGCGGATCAGGGAGACTGCGCGGGCGCTGTGGCTGATTTACGCCTGGTTCACTCTCGCCGCCGTGGTCGTCTACTACGGCCTCCATCTCGCCGGGTTGGCTCCGAACATGACTGCGTACAACGCCGTCGCCCACGGGCTTACGTCGCTGCCGACCGGCGGGTTCTCGCCGGAGGGGCGCAGCGTCGAAGCCTTCGAACCGATCGTCCAGTGGGCGGTCATGCTCTTTATGATCGTGGCTGGGACGAACTTCGCGCTCTACTGGTACGCCTGGCGCGGCCGTCCCGAGCGGTTGACGGAAAACGCCGAATTCCGCTCGTACATCCTGGTGATGGGTGTCATCGGTGGACTCATTTCCACGCTGTTGTTTCTCGGCGTCGGGCTCGCGACGGTTCCGGAGAGCGTCTCGACGATTCCGGGCAGCGTAGAACGATCGCTGCGACACGGGTTCTTCCAGATCATCGCCATCGTCACGACGACCGGGTACGCCAGTATGGACTTCAACGCGTGGAGCGACACGACGCAGGTAATTCTCCTGTTTACGATGTTTCTCGGCGGGTCAGCGGGGTCTGCGGCCGGTTCGATCAAAATCATCCGCTGGTACGTGATCCAGAAGTCGATGCGGCGCGAACTCTTCAGGCTCGTTCACCCAGAAGCAGTCCGCCCGGTCCGAATGGGAACCACCGGCGATGTCATAGACGAGGAGACAATTCTCGGTATCTTCGTCTTCGTGGCGGTATTTCTGACGCTATTCGTGATTTCGACCGTCGTGCTCCTCGTCGACGCCCATCGAACGCCCGGCCTCTCGTTATCGGCGCTCGAGGCGGCAAGCGCCGTCATCGCCACGCTCGGCAACGTCGGCCCGGGCGTCGGCGTTGTCGGACCGATGAACAGCTACGAACCGTTCTCCGACGCCGCGAAGCTGTACATGATCTTCCTCATGTGGATCGGGCGGCTCGAAATCCTCTCCGTACTGGTTATCCTGACGCCTACATACTGGCGATCGTAG
- a CDS encoding NADPH:quinone reductase, which produces MRAVRLHEHGDPDVLQVDEIDRPEPGEAELLVEIAAAGVNPVDTYFRDGSYTPVDVPFSPGVDFGGVVAKTGSAVESFDEGDRVYGTGIGNGDFQGSYAEYATVPTDRVVHLPDGADVTEASAAGVATATAWRALIDHAGLEPAEYCLIHGGSGGVGHAAVQIAAAVSARVIATAAEEYHDTLYDYGAETVLDYGREDLADAVIDASSGGVDAVLDHRLDDYLQFDAEVAATGARVVGIGENSPDPGFTNDGPARSKDVSYQFMSMFNTPDLRVPLRGVAHLMRTGALSVNVGRTYDLEEVADAHRAVMADSFLGKLVLEP; this is translated from the coding sequence ATGCGAGCTGTACGCCTCCACGAACACGGCGACCCAGACGTACTGCAGGTAGACGAGATCGATCGGCCGGAGCCCGGCGAGGCCGAGCTTCTGGTCGAAATCGCCGCTGCGGGTGTCAATCCCGTCGATACATACTTCCGGGACGGCTCGTACACGCCGGTGGACGTGCCGTTTTCGCCCGGCGTCGACTTCGGAGGGGTCGTCGCCAAAACGGGATCGGCAGTCGAGTCGTTCGACGAGGGCGATCGCGTTTACGGCACGGGGATCGGTAACGGTGATTTCCAGGGTTCGTACGCCGAGTACGCGACGGTCCCCACCGATCGTGTCGTCCACCTACCGGACGGTGCCGACGTGACCGAAGCGAGTGCAGCAGGCGTCGCCACGGCCACCGCCTGGCGCGCGCTGATCGACCACGCAGGCCTCGAACCGGCCGAGTATTGTTTGATCCACGGCGGTTCTGGCGGTGTTGGTCATGCAGCCGTCCAGATCGCCGCCGCTGTCAGTGCACGAGTGATTGCCACCGCAGCCGAGGAGTATCACGACACCCTGTACGATTATGGGGCCGAAACGGTACTGGATTACGGCCGTGAGGATCTTGCCGATGCCGTTATCGATGCCTCTAGTGGTGGCGTCGACGCCGTGTTAGATCACCGACTCGACGATTACCTGCAGTTCGATGCGGAGGTCGCTGCGACTGGGGCTCGTGTGGTCGGCATCGGCGAGAATAGCCCGGACCCTGGCTTTACGAACGATGGACCGGCTCGGTCGAAAGACGTTTCCTATCAATTTATGAGTATGTTTAACACGCCGGATCTGCGCGTCCCGCTACGGGGAGTCGCCCACCTTATGAGGACCGGGGCTCTCTCGGTCAACGTCGGACGGACGTACGACCTGGAAGAAGTAGCCGACGCACACCGCGCTGTCATGGCGGATAGTTTCCTCGGCAAATTGGTTCTCGAGCCGTAA
- a CDS encoding TIGR04024 family LLM class F420-dependent oxidoreductase — translation MNAELDLLVSLGDYDRPQEVADRAVQAEELGFDRITVGETTGWDIVPPLTLAADRTDELGISTNVISPYSRTPAMLAQTALTLQAAADGRYRFGIGPSSPAITERWHGMEFDRPLRRTRETIEIMRRVYDEGNPAYEGDVFDVPGLGYERGPTENPPPIDLGTLGPKATEMAGRFGDGWAPQMFTADGLRDRLEDLERGVELADKDRSDLRVAPIVRVIAGEDRQEVRQKARGAIAFMLGAYGPYYGNSVAEQGYPDVVSEIRAAWQDRNTDAMAAALPDEVLDELAAAGTPDEVREWIEAYGEIDGVDAVQIGFINGISEDEKHTTMETVADLG, via the coding sequence GTGAACGCCGAACTTGACCTGCTGGTGAGTCTCGGCGACTACGACCGGCCCCAGGAGGTCGCCGACCGTGCCGTTCAGGCTGAGGAACTCGGTTTCGATCGAATCACGGTCGGCGAGACGACCGGATGGGATATCGTTCCGCCGCTGACGTTAGCTGCCGACCGAACCGACGAACTCGGAATCTCGACCAACGTCATCTCACCGTATAGTCGAACGCCCGCGATGCTCGCCCAGACCGCGCTCACGCTTCAGGCCGCCGCCGACGGCCGCTACCGGTTCGGAATCGGACCGAGTTCGCCGGCGATCACGGAGCGGTGGCACGGGATGGAATTCGACCGGCCCCTGCGCCGAACCCGAGAAACGATCGAAATAATGCGGAGAGTCTACGACGAGGGCAATCCAGCGTACGAGGGCGACGTCTTCGATGTTCCGGGGCTCGGGTACGAACGTGGACCAACCGAAAATCCCCCACCGATCGACCTCGGCACCCTTGGACCCAAAGCCACCGAGATGGCCGGCCGCTTCGGCGACGGGTGGGCCCCACAGATGTTCACCGCCGACGGCCTGCGGGATCGACTCGAGGATTTAGAACGCGGTGTCGAACTCGCGGACAAGGACCGTTCGGACCTGCGAGTGGCACCGATCGTCCGCGTAATTGCGGGAGAAGACCGCCAAGAAGTGCGCCAAAAGGCCCGAGGAGCGATCGCGTTCATGCTCGGAGCCTACGGTCCTTACTACGGCAACTCGGTCGCCGAACAGGGATATCCGGACGTCGTCTCGGAAATCCGTGCGGCCTGGCAAGATCGGAATACTGACGCGATGGCGGCGGCATTACCCGACGAGGTTCTCGACGAGTTGGCGGCTGCAGGTACGCCCGACGAGGTCCGCGAGTGGATCGAAGCATACGGCGAAATCGACGGCGTCGATGCCGTACAGATCGGTTTCATCAATGGAATATCCGAAGACGAAAAACACACGACGATGGAAACGGTCGCTGACCTCGGCTGA
- a CDS encoding redox-regulated ATPase YchF, which translates to MLSIALAGKPNAGKSTFYTAATMAEVDVANYPFTTIDANRGVSYVRTECPCLERDERCNADNCEDGKRYVPIELLDVAGLVPGAHEGKGLGNQFLDELTNADVIVNVVDASGGTNEKGEPVDVGDHDPLADIDFIEEEMDLWLAGIVERNWESVERKSRSPDFDIDDVLADMLSGFGASPKQIATVLRDLDYPDDPIQWEDEHREALARDVRQRTKPIVVAANKIDVAPEENVDRLLELDKPVIPTTAEGELALRRAADNGLVEYDPGDETIDIGEGVSDAQREALEGLAETMAEWGGTGVQAAFDYAVYDLLDHLTAYPVEDASKWSDGSGNVLPDAFLLPRGSTPVDLAYTVHSDIGDGYLHAVNAKTNREISEEYELEEGDVIKIVSTA; encoded by the coding sequence ATGCTTTCCATTGCACTTGCCGGGAAGCCAAACGCCGGCAAGTCCACGTTTTACACGGCGGCGACGATGGCAGAGGTGGACGTCGCCAACTATCCGTTTACCACGATCGACGCTAACAGGGGGGTGAGTTACGTCCGGACAGAGTGTCCGTGCCTCGAGCGAGACGAACGGTGCAACGCCGACAACTGCGAAGACGGCAAGCGCTACGTTCCGATCGAACTCCTCGACGTCGCGGGGCTGGTCCCGGGTGCCCACGAGGGGAAGGGGCTCGGCAACCAGTTTCTGGACGAGCTGACGAACGCGGACGTGATCGTCAACGTGGTCGACGCCTCGGGCGGGACCAACGAAAAGGGCGAACCCGTCGATGTCGGCGACCACGACCCGCTTGCCGACATCGACTTCATCGAAGAAGAAATGGACCTCTGGCTTGCGGGTATCGTCGAGCGCAATTGGGAATCCGTCGAGCGCAAGTCCCGCTCTCCCGATTTCGACATCGACGACGTGCTTGCGGACATGCTCTCGGGCTTCGGTGCCTCCCCGAAACAGATCGCGACCGTTCTCCGCGATCTGGACTACCCCGACGATCCGATCCAGTGGGAGGACGAACACCGCGAGGCGCTCGCTCGAGACGTTCGCCAGCGAACCAAGCCGATCGTCGTTGCGGCGAACAAGATCGACGTAGCGCCCGAGGAAAACGTCGACCGCCTGCTTGAACTGGACAAACCCGTCATCCCGACCACGGCCGAGGGCGAACTCGCACTCCGCCGGGCCGCCGACAATGGGCTCGTCGAGTACGACCCCGGTGACGAAACGATCGACATCGGCGAGGGCGTCTCCGACGCACAGCGCGAAGCCCTCGAGGGGCTCGCGGAGACGATGGCCGAGTGGGGCGGAACCGGCGTCCAAGCGGCGTTCGATTACGCCGTCTACGACCTGCTCGACCACCTCACCGCCTATCCGGTCGAAGACGCCTCGAAGTGGTCCGACGGCAGCGGGAACGTCCTGCCGGACGCCTTCTTGCTGCCGCGCGGATCGACCCCGGTCGACCTCGCGTACACCGTCCACTCCGACATCGGGGACGGCTACCTCCACGCAGTAAACGCGAAGACGAATCGAGAGATCAGCGAGGAATACGAACTCGAGGAAGGTGACGTAATAAAGATCGTGAGCACTGCTTGA
- a CDS encoding GNAT family N-acetyltransferase — MVVTDTLEFGHEDRKQIYEYVERHGTVDAEETQERLGLDPGGFRHHVAILKRDGRLEQKDRTLRVTIDGGAEEEYVSEDLEFHIRPARQEDLTGIVGAIRQVAEEKTYIEAESVADEIDHENALLRHNELESRMFFVATVEDEVIGWVHLYAPELEKLSHTAELTVGVLEEYRGHGVGSHLLSRGLEWAGSNGYEKVYQSVPSTNEEAIAFLEAHDWDTEAIRRDHYKLEGHYVDEVMMAVEL, encoded by the coding sequence ATGGTAGTGACTGATACGCTCGAATTCGGACACGAAGATCGTAAACAGATTTACGAGTACGTCGAACGTCACGGGACGGTCGACGCCGAGGAAACCCAGGAGCGACTCGGGCTCGATCCCGGCGGGTTTCGCCACCACGTCGCAATTCTCAAGCGCGACGGACGACTCGAGCAGAAAGACAGGACTCTCAGAGTGACGATCGATGGAGGTGCCGAAGAAGAGTACGTTTCCGAGGACCTCGAGTTTCACATCCGACCGGCCCGCCAGGAGGACCTCACGGGGATCGTCGGTGCGATCCGGCAGGTGGCCGAAGAAAAGACCTACATCGAAGCCGAGAGCGTCGCCGACGAAATCGATCACGAGAACGCCCTGCTACGACACAATGAACTCGAGTCGCGAATGTTCTTCGTCGCGACGGTCGAAGACGAAGTAATCGGCTGGGTTCATCTCTACGCGCCGGAACTGGAGAAACTGAGCCACACCGCCGAACTCACGGTCGGCGTCCTGGAAGAGTACCGGGGTCATGGCGTCGGGTCACATCTCCTTTCACGAGGACTCGAGTGGGCTGGATCGAACGGCTACGAGAAGGTCTATCAGAGCGTGCCCTCGACCAACGAGGAGGCGATCGCCTTCCTCGAGGCGCACGACTGGGATACCGAAGCGATTCGGCGTGACCACTACAAGCTCGAAGGCCACTACGTCGACGAAGTGATGATGGCAGTCGAACTGTGA
- a CDS encoding FAD-binding oxidoreductase encodes MTHDCSFLEDCPLADDQLSFSPEPRESHATDYGTERNGGSGVLPDAVVWPECTEDVSNVLAAATDAGVPVTPYAAGTGLEGNAVPAYGGISLDLTRMDDVVDYRPDDFQIDVGPGIIGSTVDEYVANDGLFFPPLPSSGNISTVGGMIATDASGMKTVRYGEIADWVLGLEAVLADGTIIETGSRAIKTSSGYNLTDLIVGSEGTLAVVTEATLALAGRPQQIRGGRAIFETLDEAAEAVFDAVRTDVDVARIELVDGLSATMANDYLGSDLPDAPMVFLEFHANHGIETEIDLCRTIFADHAVDRFEMSDDDAEMEALWQARRELAYAVSNYDPDLESLRPGDVTVPISAYPDVVREVKRLADEADLLVPCFGHAGDGNLHYSVLVDPDDADELERGEHLYRSVVELAMEFGGTATGEHGIGDGKQKYLEPEHGAAAVETMRVIKRALDPTDTLNPGKIFPETSEGGRIRGPEC; translated from the coding sequence ATGACACATGACTGTTCGTTTCTCGAGGACTGCCCTCTCGCGGACGATCAGCTCTCGTTTTCACCCGAGCCGAGAGAATCGCATGCGACCGACTACGGGACCGAACGCAACGGCGGCAGTGGGGTCCTTCCGGATGCCGTGGTCTGGCCCGAGTGCACCGAAGACGTTTCGAACGTACTCGCCGCCGCGACCGATGCCGGCGTCCCCGTAACGCCGTACGCCGCCGGGACGGGACTCGAGGGAAACGCCGTTCCGGCCTACGGAGGGATCAGCCTCGATCTGACGCGAATGGACGACGTCGTCGACTATCGTCCCGACGACTTCCAGATCGACGTCGGGCCGGGGATCATCGGCTCCACAGTCGACGAATACGTCGCAAACGATGGCCTGTTCTTTCCGCCGCTTCCATCGTCGGGTAACATCTCGACGGTCGGCGGTATGATCGCGACGGATGCAAGCGGTATGAAAACCGTTCGCTACGGCGAGATCGCCGACTGGGTCCTCGGACTCGAGGCAGTTCTCGCCGATGGTACCATCATCGAGACGGGCTCGCGGGCGATAAAGACGTCGAGCGGGTACAACCTGACCGATCTCATCGTCGGTAGCGAGGGGACCCTCGCCGTCGTCACCGAGGCGACGCTAGCGCTTGCGGGCCGACCCCAGCAGATCCGCGGCGGGCGGGCAATCTTCGAGACGCTCGATGAGGCCGCCGAAGCCGTCTTCGACGCGGTCCGGACCGATGTGGACGTCGCCCGCATCGAACTCGTCGACGGTCTGAGCGCGACGATGGCCAACGACTACCTGGGCAGTGACCTGCCCGATGCGCCGATGGTCTTTCTCGAATTCCACGCCAATCACGGCATCGAGACGGAAATCGATCTCTGCCGGACGATCTTCGCAGATCACGCCGTCGACCGGTTCGAGATGAGCGACGACGACGCTGAGATGGAAGCGCTCTGGCAGGCCCGTCGGGAACTTGCGTACGCCGTCTCGAACTACGACCCCGACCTCGAATCGCTTCGCCCGGGCGACGTGACGGTTCCGATCAGTGCCTACCCCGACGTCGTCCGGGAGGTGAAACGGCTGGCCGACGAGGCCGACCTGCTCGTTCCCTGTTTCGGTCACGCCGGCGACGGGAATTTACACTACAGCGTTCTCGTCGATCCCGACGACGCCGACGAACTCGAGCGCGGCGAGCACCTCTACCGCTCGGTCGTCGAACTGGCGATGGAGTTCGGCGGGACCGCAACTGGCGAACACGGTATCGGGGACGGAAAACAGAAATATCTCGAGCCGGAACACGGAGCCGCCGCGGTCGAAACAATGCGGGTCATCAAGCGAGCGCTCGACCCGACCGATACGCTCAACCCCGGGAAGATTTTCCCCGAAACGTCTGAGGGCGGGCGTATTCGGGGCCCAGAGTGCTGA
- a CDS encoding DUF7344 domain-containing protein codes for MIPLLGSPETLTSVGDTYADAVDTGMKLLSNRRRRAVLTILASMDGFATLPELAIEIATQENSSEPSAISDHETVSPRNRRAVQISLHHTHVPQLASANAVDYDAAAKTVTLTDHGRTLLSRRDAVSGSPQHE; via the coding sequence ATGATTCCACTTCTCGGTTCGCCCGAAACCCTCACGTCGGTCGGTGACACGTACGCGGACGCTGTGGATACGGGGATGAAATTGCTGTCGAATCGACGGCGGCGCGCGGTTCTAACGATCCTCGCTTCGATGGATGGCTTTGCAACCCTTCCGGAGCTGGCGATTGAAATCGCGACGCAGGAAAACTCATCCGAACCGAGTGCGATTTCGGACCACGAGACGGTCTCTCCGCGGAACCGCCGCGCCGTTCAGATATCGTTACACCACACTCACGTCCCGCAGTTAGCCAGTGCAAATGCGGTCGATTACGACGCTGCGGCGAAGACGGTTACGCTGACCGACCACGGCCGAACGCTACTTTCTCGGCGAGACGCCGTCTCCGGATCACCTCAGCACGAGTGA
- a CDS encoding DUF7344 domain-containing protein, with protein MVTLGTIFDLLQDERRRYALYYLYEQDGPVAVTELVKTVDDWETDQTRNDQHERFDKIAVDLRHTHLPKSAEVEFLQYDQNQGIVQVSGTPTEFDAIITIARLIEQPEK; from the coding sequence ATGGTAACCCTGGGTACAATATTTGACCTACTCCAGGATGAACGCCGGCGATACGCGTTATATTATCTGTACGAACAGGACGGCCCGGTCGCTGTGACCGAACTGGTCAAAACGGTAGATGACTGGGAAACCGATCAAACGCGGAACGACCAGCATGAACGATTTGACAAAATCGCCGTCGATTTGCGCCACACTCATCTCCCGAAGTCCGCCGAAGTCGAATTCCTGCAGTACGATCAAAACCAGGGAATCGTTCAGGTCTCTGGAACACCAACGGAGTTCGATGCGATCATAACTATCGCGAGATTGATCGAACAACCAGAGAAGTGA
- a CDS encoding UbiA family prenyltransferase: MALVRNGTGFRGTAIAFWSQVHPVFMTPPLAASLFGAILAANVDPLLAAVHLVAMFAAVYTAHVKDGYVDFHVRGEDDDHPLTATGCRVALVVSTTAFALCCVVLGVLVNGIAVALVIPTWLIAYHHAPQLDTNPVTATTGYPLGIALAILGGFYVQAKTLTPVSIAFAVVFLTLLSGVKVIDDAQDYAYDRSIEKRTVAVAVGPDRAIGVAYGLMIVALVAVVGFALARVFPLTAILAAFAFAAVALVARRADPELATMLLIRGSYVFLAVLVAAVRFDPIGGLV, encoded by the coding sequence ATGGCCCTCGTGAGGAATGGGACCGGATTTCGCGGGACGGCTATAGCGTTCTGGTCGCAGGTTCATCCCGTCTTCATGACGCCACCGTTGGCCGCATCGCTGTTCGGTGCGATCCTCGCTGCGAACGTCGACCCGCTACTCGCGGCGGTCCACCTCGTCGCGATGTTCGCGGCGGTCTACACGGCCCACGTCAAAGACGGCTACGTTGATTTTCACGTCCGCGGCGAGGACGACGATCACCCGCTGACTGCGACCGGATGTCGGGTTGCACTCGTCGTCTCGACGACGGCGTTCGCCCTGTGCTGTGTCGTCCTCGGTGTACTCGTCAATGGAATCGCGGTCGCGCTGGTCATCCCGACGTGGCTGATCGCGTACCATCACGCGCCACAGCTCGACACGAACCCTGTGACAGCTACGACCGGCTATCCCCTCGGGATCGCGCTCGCTATTCTCGGTGGCTTCTACGTGCAAGCGAAAACGCTCACTCCCGTTTCGATCGCGTTCGCCGTGGTCTTCCTTACGCTTCTCTCTGGGGTCAAGGTGATCGACGACGCCCAGGACTACGCGTACGACCGGTCCATCGAGAAGCGGACCGTTGCGGTGGCGGTCGGACCCGACCGGGCGATCGGAGTCGCCTACGGCCTGATGATCGTGGCGTTAGTCGCCGTCGTCGGGTTCGCCCTCGCTCGGGTGTTCCCTCTGACGGCCATCCTCGCGGCGTTCGCATTCGCTGCCGTGGCTCTCGTCGCGCGGCGTGCCGATCCCGAACTCGCGACCATGTTGCTCATCCGCGGCTCGTACGTCTTTCTCGCCGTCCTCGTTGCCGCGGTCCGCTTCGATCCGATTGGTGGGTTGGTCTGA
- a CDS encoding thiamine pyrophosphate-binding protein: MTDSHTGADLFTDALESYGVDYVFGNPGTTELPIMDAISRSDLEYRLALHEDIAVGMASGYAQRRRYHAHHDDSIMPVGVANLHIAPGLAHGLGNLYAAKIAGAPLVVTAGNHSTDFRHEEPILSGRLADMAREFCKWSDEVLDVSALPTMLRRAFRVAITPPTGPVFLGLPLDVTMAETDAEPERLGAIPNAGGGDPTQLDRAADLLADAERPVMVVGDHIARSGADAVAAAVDLAEATGARVHGEILSSEVDFPPDHDQWVSYLPVSETLASMLMDTDTLLFAGCSTNTTLTRHEEPLVDSDATCIHVSDDAWQVGKNQPADAAVIGDPGLVLQGLTERVRKRLSEDVVADRLEDVAATKEMVESEMAGYGEGDGDDPRASKAQLVDTMERVAGDAAIVDEGVTSKFAMLIRWDLAPEQYTSNKGGGLGYGLPASVGAAVAENQRDDPRNVVGFIGDGSYQYYPHSIYSAARYDLDLTVVISDNRNYRILKNNTLHLMGGEEDDYDFVGMDFEPSVDLVKNAESHGSRAQLVETPDEIESALSAALARDGPDVLDVLVHD; encoded by the coding sequence ATGACGGATAGCCACACGGGTGCAGATCTCTTCACTGACGCTCTCGAGTCCTACGGCGTCGACTACGTCTTCGGAAACCCGGGGACGACCGAACTGCCGATCATGGACGCGATCAGTCGAAGTGATCTCGAGTACAGGCTCGCACTCCACGAGGACATCGCGGTCGGGATGGCCTCGGGCTACGCCCAGCGGCGACGGTACCACGCCCACCACGACGACTCGATTATGCCGGTAGGAGTGGCGAACCTGCACATCGCTCCCGGGCTGGCTCACGGCCTCGGAAACCTTTACGCGGCCAAGATCGCGGGTGCGCCGCTGGTCGTGACCGCGGGAAATCATAGCACGGACTTTCGCCACGAAGAGCCGATCCTGTCGGGACGGCTCGCCGACATGGCACGGGAGTTCTGCAAGTGGTCCGACGAAGTGCTGGACGTGTCGGCGCTACCGACGATGCTCCGGCGGGCGTTCCGCGTCGCGATAACGCCACCAACCGGACCCGTCTTCCTCGGCCTTCCGCTCGATGTGACGATGGCGGAAACCGACGCCGAACCGGAACGTCTCGGGGCGATTCCAAACGCCGGCGGCGGCGACCCCACACAACTCGACCGCGCCGCCGATCTGCTGGCCGACGCCGAACGTCCGGTGATGGTCGTCGGCGATCACATCGCCCGATCCGGTGCCGACGCCGTCGCCGCGGCCGTCGATCTGGCGGAGGCGACGGGCGCTCGCGTCCACGGCGAGATCCTTTCCAGCGAGGTGGACTTTCCCCCGGACCACGACCAGTGGGTCTCCTACTTGCCGGTGAGCGAAACACTCGCCTCGATGCTGATGGACACGGATACGCTCCTCTTCGCCGGGTGTTCGACGAATACGACGCTGACGCGCCACGAGGAGCCGCTGGTAGATTCGGACGCGACCTGCATCCACGTCAGCGACGACGCCTGGCAGGTCGGCAAGAACCAACCGGCCGACGCGGCCGTGATCGGCGATCCTGGACTCGTCCTTCAGGGACTTACCGAACGCGTCCGAAAGCGCCTCTCGGAAGACGTCGTCGCGGATCGGCTCGAAGACGTTGCCGCGACCAAGGAGATGGTCGAGTCGGAGATGGCCGGCTACGGCGAAGGCGACGGGGACGATCCGCGGGCCTCGAAGGCGCAGTTGGTCGATACGATGGAACGAGTCGCGGGAGACGCGGCGATCGTCGACGAGGGCGTCACCTCGAAGTTCGCCATGCTGATCCGTTGGGATCTCGCACCGGAACAGTACACGTCGAACAAAGGCGGCGGCCTCGGCTACGGGCTCCCGGCATCGGTCGGCGCTGCCGTCGCTGAAAACCAGCGAGACGATCCACGGAACGTGGTCGGCTTTATCGGCGACGGATCCTACCAGTACTACCCGCACTCTATCTACAGCGCCGCCCGTTACGATCTCGATCTGACGGTCGTCATCTCGGACAACCGTAACTACCGTATTCTAAAGAACAACACGCTCCACCTCATGGGCGGCGAGGAAGACGATTACGACTTCGTCGGCATGGACTTCGAGCCGTCGGTCGACCTCGTGAAAAACGCCGAAAGCCACGGCTCGCGCGCCCAGCTCGTCGAAACGCCGGACGAAATCGAATCCGCGCTTTCGGCCGCACTCGCTCGCGACGGTCCCGACGTCCTCGACGTGCTGGTCCACGACTGA